One window of Gloeothece citriformis PCC 7424 genomic DNA carries:
- a CDS encoding ATP-binding protein: MESNDFINKYSYYDWTNIPNGTQAAVAKYRQFKQVEYNNNPMIETLPPILSQEQFIELVAQYPIHNYAERQLEAHERFHFIERLSRYFDPLSKTVDLQQTLSVLLMSGYISRNPLQPEYARRSRQIYNSIQAKDGQNLENYVTVSTALTTASGLTIIGESGLGKSTNLANILDLYPQVIIHPQHSVTQIVWLKVDCPHAGSLKGLCTDIFLSVDRLLGTNNFKKFGSKSNSEDYMLAQVAQIAHTHHLGLLVIDEMQNLANSRRGRDDFLNFLVKMDNIIGIPVIRVGTNEAEPILTGNFRNARRGTGEGAVRWKRMENEENWQFFVEGMWEYQWTKTEVIYSEEISDALYYETQGIIDILIKLYKMVQWRAISLGKDEIITVDLIHQVAQEGLYLVKPMLDAIRSGDLVEMKKYRDIAPVDISFYREKCLNEINFDDLSEMRRTRRNQNNKSAMSPLLKQVIVELLDLEIDPSQAKALGERVVSENPQETDIFKLVNQAYKIALQGEPFKESMLNKRKLNGKFNPNYTEYDMRKILEEAKKKQVSVYEPFVESGIIKDNPEKDFFLI; the protein is encoded by the coding sequence GTGGAAAGTAATGATTTTATCAATAAATATAGTTATTATGACTGGACAAATATTCCCAATGGGACACAAGCCGCCGTTGCTAAATATCGTCAGTTTAAGCAGGTAGAATACAATAATAATCCGATGATTGAAACGCTACCACCGATCTTGTCTCAGGAACAATTTATAGAATTAGTAGCACAATATCCCATTCATAACTATGCAGAGAGACAATTAGAAGCACATGAGCGGTTTCATTTTATTGAGCGATTATCACGGTATTTTGACCCACTTTCTAAAACGGTTGATTTACAACAAACTCTTAGTGTTTTATTGATGAGTGGTTACATTTCTAGAAATCCTCTACAACCTGAATATGCTCGACGCTCAAGGCAAATTTATAACTCAATTCAAGCTAAAGATGGACAAAATTTGGAAAATTATGTCACTGTATCTACTGCACTGACTACTGCTTCTGGTTTAACGATTATTGGTGAGTCTGGATTGGGAAAGTCAACCAATTTAGCAAATATTCTTGATTTATATCCTCAAGTAATTATCCATCCTCAACATAGTGTTACTCAAATTGTTTGGCTTAAGGTAGATTGTCCTCACGCAGGTTCTCTCAAGGGTTTGTGTACAGATATTTTTCTAAGTGTGGATAGACTTTTAGGGACAAATAACTTCAAAAAGTTTGGTTCTAAAAGTAATTCTGAGGATTATATGTTAGCTCAAGTAGCACAGATTGCCCATACTCATCATTTAGGATTGTTGGTGATTGATGAAATGCAAAATCTGGCTAATTCAAGAAGAGGAAGAGATGATTTCCTCAATTTTTTAGTAAAAATGGATAATATTATTGGGATTCCAGTTATAAGAGTAGGAACTAATGAAGCAGAACCTATTTTAACTGGAAATTTCCGAAATGCACGACGAGGAACAGGGGAAGGTGCAGTACGCTGGAAACGAATGGAAAATGAGGAAAATTGGCAATTTTTTGTCGAGGGAATGTGGGAGTACCAATGGACAAAAACAGAAGTTATTTATTCTGAAGAAATTAGCGATGCACTTTATTATGAAACTCAGGGAATTATTGATATTCTAATTAAACTCTACAAAATGGTTCAATGGCGGGCAATTTCTCTCGGTAAGGATGAAATCATTACGGTTGATTTAATTCATCAAGTAGCACAAGAAGGGTTGTATCTGGTGAAACCGATGTTAGATGCGATTCGCTCAGGAGATTTGGTAGAGATGAAAAAGTATAGAGATATTGCGCCGGTTGATATTTCTTTCTATCGAGAAAAATGTTTGAATGAAATCAATTTTGATGATTTGTCAGAAATGCGGCGCACCAGACGCAATCAAAACAATAAGAGTGCGATGTCACCCTTACTTAAACAAGTGATTGTTGAATTGCTAGACTTAGAAATTGACCCTTCTCAAGCTAAAGCATTAGGAGAAAGGGTAGTTAGTGAAAATCCCCAGGAAACCGATATTTTTAAGTTGGTGAATCAAGCTTATAAAATAGCGTTACAAGGTGAACCATTTAAAGAAAGTATGCTTAACAAACGGAAGCTCAATGGAAAATTTAACCCTAATTATACTGAATATGACATGAGAAAGATTCTAGAGGAAGCGAAAAAGAAACAAGTTTCTGTATATGAACCGTTTGTTGAATCTGGTATTATTAAAGATAATCCTGAGAAAGATTTTTTCTTAATTTAA
- a CDS encoding TniQ family protein: protein MLYFFPIPYPDELFYSMVCRYHVRSGNRSFRQTQLDLFETAGTKQYYLGLPNNLATLINQLPFGSSLTLNQLLEKHTLFPYYQTFLTNREVKRLRELMEGKESKSIAQVAKIPKLKLYYPDYLRFCPQCLAEDLQQYGETYWHLEHQFPGIKVCLNHRVGLQNSRVLVEEMGKGFMAADEENCVGDGVSYDGEVLQGLWVFGKVIEGKMRERRGFKGLEGLRDEYKQGLMKLGLLEEERLVAAMLERYGEGVLRLIHPEMMENLGEYVSGCLLGCDLLQEVDRVVHWFVEGIILT, encoded by the coding sequence ATGCTGTATTTTTTCCCGATTCCTTACCCTGATGAACTGTTTTACAGTATGGTGTGCCGCTATCATGTGAGGAGTGGAAATCGTAGTTTTAGGCAGACACAGCTTGATTTATTTGAAACAGCAGGAACGAAACAGTATTATTTAGGATTACCCAATAATTTAGCGACTTTAATCAATCAGTTACCGTTTGGGTCAAGTTTAACCCTTAATCAGTTATTAGAAAAACATACTCTTTTCCCCTATTATCAAACATTTTTAACCAATCGTGAGGTGAAACGATTGCGAGAATTGATGGAGGGAAAGGAAAGTAAATCTATCGCACAAGTGGCGAAAATCCCCAAGTTAAAGTTATATTATCCTGATTATTTGCGATTTTGTCCCCAATGTTTAGCGGAAGATTTACAGCAGTATGGGGAGACGTATTGGCATCTAGAACATCAATTTCCAGGGATAAAGGTATGTTTAAATCATCGGGTAGGGTTGCAAAATAGTAGGGTTTTGGTGGAAGAAATGGGAAAGGGGTTTATGGCGGCCGATGAAGAGAATTGTGTGGGGGATGGGGTGAGTTATGATGGGGAAGTTTTGCAGGGTTTGTGGGTGTTTGGTAAGGTTATTGAGGGAAAGATGAGGGAAAGAAGGGGTTTTAAGGGTTTGGAAGGGTTGAGGGATGAGTATAAACAGGGTTTGATGAAGTTGGGGTTACTGGAGGAGGAGAGGTTAGTGGCGGCGATGCTGGAGAGGTATGGGGAAGGGGTGTTAAGGCTGATTCATCCTGAGATGATGGAGAATTTGGGGGAATATGTGTCGGGGTGTTTGCTGGGGTGTGATTTGTTGCAGGAGGTGGATAGGGTGGTTCATTGGTTTGTTGAGGGGATTATTTTGACTTAA
- a CDS encoding putative toxin-antitoxin system toxin component, PIN family codes for MKMNRRFVLDTNIIISSVLSPNSKPNMALKKAQQLGIIIVSPATWQELESVLFRPKFDRYITLEERQQFLLDLSQTVEFILEMSFLTDICRDPKDNKYLELAVNGQAESIITGDQDLLILHPFQSINIVTVNDFLLSD; via the coding sequence ATGAAGATGAATAGACGATTTGTTCTTGATACAAATATTATTATTAGTTCCGTTTTATCGCCAAACAGTAAACCGAACATGGCTTTAAAAAAAGCCCAACAATTAGGAATAATTATCGTATCTCCTGCCACTTGGCAAGAATTAGAATCCGTCTTATTTCGACCCAAATTTGACCGCTATATTACCCTTGAAGAACGTCAACAATTTTTATTAGATTTATCTCAAACCGTTGAATTTATTCTAGAAATGAGTTTTCTGACCGATATTTGTCGAGATCCTAAAGATAATAAATATTTAGAATTAGCCGTTAATGGTCAAGCAGAATCGATTATTACAGGAGATCAGGATTTATTAATTTTACACCCTTTTCAATCAATTAATATTGTTACGGTTAATGATTTTTTACTGAGTGATTAA
- a CDS encoding Mu transposase C-terminal domain-containing protein produces the protein MITEYNQGRQDNKLVAITVYKYLRKFWQRGKVKNALLPDYVNSGGKGKRRKAGSQKRGRPRKYKHDPEIGEGINITEQDRQIFRIAINKFYRNQKQNSLMTVYKLMIKNYYAEEFHYNENNVKFSVLIPPEKQPTFTQFRYWYETENSNLEKTITARRGAKRFALEHRAILGTSKQETIGPGSRYQIDATVADVYLVSQYNRDWIIGRPVIYVIIDVFSRMIVGVYVGLEGPSWLGAMMALSNVASDKVLFCQEYGLTITEEQWPCHHIPESILGDRGELAGMTVETMIPNLFIRIENAAPYRADWKGLVERHFKVIHEQVKPFLPGFVDKDFRQRGARDYRLDARLDINQFTEIILELIFYHNAHELKTYNRDEEMIADDVPPIPLELWKWGIMKRSGKLRTINEDIVKLNLMPSAQARITERGIRFKSMYYTCEKAINEMWFEKARSQMLSKSEKSLSISYDPRKMDFIYLRSPDGRDFEKCFLLDPDERYTHKTIYEVEYLLAYEDLQKRKREGEQLQNEVDLMAKIESIASRAQQETEKYQDKSESNKQKNSGIREHRAQEKAQRREVEAFELKSDNKPSSPQKIEKSKPESKQSHSSNSSQPNHLDLLAQKRQERKRGK, from the coding sequence GTGATTACTGAGTATAATCAAGGTCGTCAAGATAATAAACTTGTTGCCATAACGGTTTATAAATATTTACGCAAATTTTGGCAACGAGGTAAAGTTAAAAATGCTTTATTACCTGATTATGTTAATTCAGGAGGTAAAGGTAAACGAAGAAAAGCCGGCAGTCAAAAAAGAGGAAGACCGAGAAAATATAAACATGACCCAGAAATTGGGGAAGGAATTAATATTACTGAGCAGGATAGACAGATTTTTAGAATTGCCATTAATAAATTTTATCGGAATCAAAAACAAAATTCTTTAATGACAGTGTATAAGTTGATGATTAAAAATTATTACGCTGAGGAGTTTCACTATAATGAAAATAATGTTAAGTTTTCAGTATTAATTCCCCCAGAAAAACAACCGACTTTTACTCAATTTCGCTACTGGTATGAAACAGAAAATAGTAATCTGGAGAAGACAATTACGGCACGACGGGGAGCTAAACGCTTTGCTTTAGAGCATAGAGCAATTTTGGGAACGTCTAAGCAAGAAACCATCGGCCCTGGTTCTCGCTATCAGATTGATGCAACGGTTGCTGACGTTTATTTAGTCTCTCAATATAACCGTGACTGGATTATTGGCAGACCCGTAATTTACGTCATTATTGATGTATTTAGCCGTATGATAGTAGGGGTTTACGTTGGCTTAGAAGGCCCCTCATGGTTAGGAGCGATGATGGCTTTAAGTAACGTTGCCAGTGATAAAGTTTTGTTTTGTCAAGAATATGGTCTTACTATTACTGAAGAACAGTGGCCTTGTCATCATATCCCTGAAAGTATTTTAGGAGATAGGGGGGAATTAGCCGGCATGACGGTAGAAACGATGATTCCTAATTTATTTATTCGGATTGAAAATGCTGCGCCATATCGCGCCGATTGGAAAGGGTTAGTAGAAAGACATTTTAAAGTGATTCATGAACAAGTCAAACCGTTTTTACCGGGATTTGTTGATAAAGATTTTAGACAAAGAGGAGCAAGAGATTATCGATTAGATGCTCGTTTAGATATTAATCAGTTTACAGAAATTATTCTTGAACTTATTTTTTATCATAATGCTCATGAGCTAAAAACTTATAATCGAGATGAGGAAATGATTGCTGATGATGTTCCGCCAATTCCTCTCGAATTATGGAAATGGGGAATTATGAAACGTTCAGGAAAGTTAAGAACGATTAATGAGGATATTGTTAAGTTAAATTTGATGCCTTCGGCTCAAGCAAGAATTACAGAAAGAGGGATTCGCTTCAAATCGATGTATTATACCTGTGAAAAAGCTATTAATGAAATGTGGTTTGAAAAAGCCAGAAGTCAAATGTTATCAAAGTCGGAAAAATCCCTCTCTATTTCTTATGACCCAAGAAAAATGGATTTTATTTACTTACGTTCTCCCGATGGGAGAGACTTTGAAAAGTGTTTTTTACTTGACCCAGATGAACGCTATACCCATAAGACAATTTATGAGGTGGAATATTTGTTAGCTTATGAAGATTTACAAAAGAGAAAACGAGAGGGAGAACAATTACAAAATGAAGTAGATTTGATGGCAAAAATTGAAAGTATTGCTAGTCGTGCCCAACAGGAAACGGAAAAATATCAAGATAAAAGTGAGAGTAATAAACAGAAAAATTCTGGTATTCGAGAACATAGAGCGCAAGAAAAAGCCCAACGCAGAGAGGTAGAAGCCTTTGAACTTAAGTCAGATAATAAGCCATCATCACCTCAAAAAATTGAGAAATCTAAACCAGAATCTAAACAGTCTCATTCCTCTAATTCAAGTCAACCCAATCATTTAGATTTACTAGCACAAAAACGGCAGGAGCGCAAACGTGGAAAGTAA